One segment of Alistipes finegoldii DSM 17242 DNA contains the following:
- a CDS encoding DUF4838 domain-containing protein — translation MRLFRWIFVVSLLLVSSGVRAQTRLTRNGKPAARIVVAQQTAADLTAAQLLQRFVRESTGATLPLLHDVTPRKGDILIGASDTAGLAEDGFRLRTQDGVLRISSGGDKGAVYGVMTLLERYLGLDYFAAGVYDLDRNPTVTLPAMDFAENPAFRYRQSQGYGMAQDSVYRLALRLEEPRDIFAGGLWVHTFNSLLPASVYGAEHPEYYSFINGERRPGRASQWCLTNDELFELVAAKVDSIFRANPGMNIISISQNDSNFTYCRCEECEKVNRYEGAPSGNYIRFLNKLAERFPDKEFSTLAYLFTMQPPKHVKPLPNVNIMLCDIDCDREVPLTDNASGREFIEAMEGWAALSDNIFVWDYGINFDNMVAPFPNFPILKPNIGLFRRNHATMHFSQIGGSYGGDFSEMRTYVVAKLMWNPDQDTDSLMLRFMRGYYGPAAPYIYQYEKLLEGALLAGGQRLWIYDSPVSHKDGMLNAACRKRYGELFDCAERAVAGDSVLLRRVRLTRLPLMYSNLEIARTTADKDLGAVVSELDAFEKYVTQFGVKTLNERNNSPQEYCRLYRERYLPAENSNLALGARIVWIDAPAEKYRASGEKTLTDGLFGGASFVESWTGWEGKDGAFVVDLGRDVAFSTVETDFLHQLGQWILLPRSVRYSVSSDNADWTPFGQVEFPEDQSVPVKFVPAAVTAAQPVRARYVKVEIEGVKTCPPWHYGVGCPCWFFLDEVTVK, via the coding sequence ATGAGACTCTTCCGCTGGATATTCGTTGTGTCGCTGCTGCTCGTCTCGTCCGGAGTCCGGGCGCAGACCCGGCTGACCCGCAACGGCAAACCTGCGGCCCGGATCGTCGTGGCGCAGCAAACTGCCGCCGATCTCACGGCCGCGCAGCTGCTGCAGCGATTCGTCCGCGAATCGACCGGTGCGACACTGCCCCTGCTGCATGACGTGACGCCCCGCAAGGGCGACATCCTGATCGGAGCTTCGGATACCGCGGGACTTGCCGAGGACGGCTTCCGCCTGCGTACGCAGGACGGCGTGCTGCGCATCAGCAGCGGCGGCGACAAGGGGGCGGTTTACGGCGTCATGACACTGCTGGAACGTTACTTGGGGCTGGATTACTTCGCCGCCGGGGTCTATGACCTCGACCGGAATCCGACCGTCACGCTTCCGGCGATGGACTTCGCCGAAAATCCGGCGTTCCGCTATCGCCAGAGTCAGGGCTACGGCATGGCGCAGGACTCCGTGTACCGGCTGGCCCTGCGTCTGGAGGAGCCGCGCGACATCTTTGCCGGCGGCCTGTGGGTGCACACCTTCAACAGCCTGCTTCCGGCGTCGGTCTACGGCGCGGAGCATCCCGAATACTACTCGTTCATCAACGGCGAACGTCGTCCCGGCCGCGCCAGCCAATGGTGTCTCACCAACGACGAACTCTTCGAACTGGTGGCGGCGAAAGTCGATTCGATCTTCCGGGCCAACCCCGGCATGAACATCATCTCCATAAGCCAGAACGACAGCAATTTCACCTACTGCCGCTGCGAGGAGTGCGAGAAGGTCAACCGGTACGAAGGCGCGCCTTCGGGCAACTATATCCGCTTCCTGAACAAGCTGGCGGAGCGTTTCCCCGACAAGGAGTTTTCGACGCTGGCCTACCTCTTTACGATGCAGCCCCCGAAGCACGTGAAGCCGCTGCCCAACGTCAATATCATGCTGTGCGACATCGACTGCGACCGCGAAGTGCCCCTTACGGACAATGCGTCGGGCCGCGAGTTCATCGAAGCGATGGAGGGGTGGGCGGCCCTGTCGGACAATATCTTCGTGTGGGATTACGGTATCAATTTCGACAACATGGTCGCTCCGTTCCCCAACTTTCCGATACTCAAACCCAACATCGGGCTTTTCCGGCGCAACCACGCCACGATGCACTTCTCGCAGATCGGCGGCTCGTACGGCGGCGATTTCTCGGAGATGCGCACCTATGTGGTCGCCAAGCTGATGTGGAATCCCGATCAGGATACCGACTCGCTCATGCTGCGTTTCATGCGCGGCTATTACGGACCCGCTGCGCCTTATATTTATCAGTACGAAAAACTGCTCGAAGGCGCATTGCTGGCGGGCGGCCAGCGGTTGTGGATATACGATTCTCCCGTCTCGCACAAGGACGGCATGCTCAACGCCGCCTGCCGCAAGCGTTACGGAGAGCTGTTCGACTGCGCCGAGCGGGCCGTGGCGGGGGATTCCGTCCTGCTGCGCCGCGTGCGCCTGACGCGTCTGCCGCTGATGTACTCCAACCTCGAAATCGCCCGCACGACGGCCGACAAGGACCTCGGCGCCGTGGTGAGCGAGCTGGACGCGTTCGAGAAATACGTGACCCAATTCGGCGTGAAGACGCTCAACGAACGCAACAACAGCCCGCAGGAATACTGCCGGCTCTACCGCGAACGTTATCTTCCTGCGGAGAACTCCAATCTGGCGCTGGGCGCGCGGATCGTCTGGATCGACGCTCCTGCGGAGAAATACCGGGCGTCGGGCGAAAAGACCCTGACCGACGGTCTTTTCGGCGGCGCGTCGTTCGTCGAGAGCTGGACGGGCTGGGAGGGCAAGGACGGCGCCTTCGTCGTCGATCTGGGCCGCGACGTAGCCTTCTCGACGGTCGAGACCGATTTCCTGCACCAGCTGGGCCAGTGGATTCTGCTGCCCCGTTCGGTGCGCTACTCCGTTTCGTCCGACAACGCGGACTGGACCCCGTTCGGGCAGGTGGAATTTCCTGAGGACCAGTCGGTGCCCGTGAAGTTCGTTCCGGCTGCCGTCACGGCCGCACAGCCGGTGCGGGCCCGCTATGTCAAAGTCGAAATCGAAGGCGTCAAGACCTGCCCGCCGTGGCATTACGGCGTAGGCTGCCCCTGCTGGTTCTTCCTCGACGAAGTGACCGTGAAATAA
- a CDS encoding GH92 family glycosyl hydrolase produces the protein MKPKHLLSLSVLLISAACSQPEQKPLTQYVDMYIGTGGHGHVFMGANVPFGAVQLGPTSIPQSWDWVSGYHISDTTVIGFSHTHLNGTGIGDLFDVTVMPVVGGVTYARGTEDDPQSGLWSYFSRKNEKARPGYYATRLDRYGVDVELTATKRVGLHKYTFPASQEAAVVFDLENGGCWDKATETAFVSDGLRLSGYRYSTGWAKDQRVYFTAEFSKPVKNISYPDASETVPEEGDVTVKGRYARVEFDTTDGEPLYMKVAISPVSIENAKLNMQAELPGWDFEATAAAADKAWNAELQKVRVETADEAARRIFYTALYHTMVAPSEFCDVNGDYRGADGEIYRAAPFVNYTTFSLWDTYRAAQPLMTILHPEKMPDIANTMLHIYTQQGKLPVWHLAGNETDCMVGNPGIPAMADIVLKGYGGFDKELAYEALKKSAMLGERGMDLRMKYGYIPCDLFNEAVAYDMEYALADWAVAQVAAQRGDTADYDYFLDRSKSYRHFFDPETRFMRGLDSKGGFRTPFNPFASTHREDDYCEGNAWQYTWLVPHDVEGLIGCFGGKEAFVEKLDSLFTVSSVLEGAASPDISGLIGQYAHGNEPSHHVVYLYTMIGQPAKTADKVREILTTLYHDQPDGLSGNEDVGQMSAWYVLSSLGFYQVEPAGGRYFFGSPLFDKAELRVRDGVFTVIAHNNSAADKYIQRVKLNGEPYAKPYIGFEEIAAGGTLEFEMGPEPAVWYEL, from the coding sequence ATGAAACCCAAGCATCTTCTTTCCTTATCCGTTCTGCTGATTTCGGCCGCCTGTTCGCAGCCTGAGCAGAAGCCGCTGACGCAGTATGTCGATATGTACATCGGCACGGGCGGCCACGGCCATGTCTTCATGGGGGCCAACGTTCCGTTCGGCGCCGTGCAGCTCGGCCCCACCAGCATCCCGCAGTCGTGGGACTGGGTGTCGGGATACCACATTTCCGATACGACCGTCATCGGTTTCAGCCATACCCACCTCAACGGTACGGGTATCGGCGACCTGTTCGACGTCACGGTGATGCCTGTCGTGGGCGGGGTGACCTACGCCCGCGGCACGGAGGACGACCCGCAGTCGGGGCTTTGGTCCTATTTCAGCCGTAAGAACGAAAAAGCCCGTCCGGGCTATTACGCCACGCGGCTCGACCGCTACGGCGTCGATGTGGAGCTGACCGCCACCAAGCGTGTCGGGCTGCACAAATACACCTTCCCCGCGTCGCAGGAGGCCGCCGTGGTCTTTGACCTCGAAAACGGCGGCTGCTGGGACAAGGCCACCGAGACCGCATTCGTTTCCGACGGACTCCGGCTCAGCGGTTACCGCTATTCGACGGGCTGGGCCAAGGATCAGCGCGTTTACTTCACGGCCGAATTCTCGAAGCCGGTGAAGAATATCTCCTATCCCGATGCGTCGGAGACGGTTCCGGAGGAGGGCGACGTTACGGTCAAGGGCCGTTACGCCCGCGTGGAGTTCGATACGACCGACGGCGAGCCGCTCTATATGAAAGTGGCGATTTCGCCCGTGAGCATCGAGAACGCCAAGCTCAACATGCAGGCGGAACTTCCCGGCTGGGACTTCGAAGCCACGGCGGCGGCGGCCGACAAGGCGTGGAACGCCGAGCTGCAGAAGGTGCGTGTCGAGACTGCGGACGAAGCCGCCCGCCGCATCTTCTATACGGCGCTCTACCACACGATGGTCGCTCCGTCGGAGTTCTGCGACGTGAACGGCGACTATCGGGGCGCTGACGGCGAGATCTACCGCGCCGCGCCGTTCGTGAACTATACGACCTTCTCGTTGTGGGACACCTACCGCGCTGCCCAGCCGCTGATGACGATTCTCCATCCTGAGAAGATGCCCGACATCGCCAATACGATGCTCCATATCTACACGCAGCAGGGCAAGCTTCCCGTCTGGCACCTCGCGGGCAACGAGACCGACTGCATGGTCGGCAATCCCGGCATTCCGGCCATGGCCGACATCGTGCTGAAAGGTTACGGCGGCTTCGACAAGGAGCTGGCCTACGAGGCGCTGAAGAAATCCGCCATGCTCGGCGAGCGGGGTATGGACCTGCGCATGAAATACGGCTATATCCCCTGCGACCTCTTCAACGAAGCGGTGGCCTACGACATGGAGTACGCGCTGGCCGACTGGGCCGTGGCTCAGGTCGCGGCGCAGCGCGGCGATACGGCCGATTACGACTATTTCCTCGATCGCAGCAAATCCTACCGCCACTTCTTCGATCCCGAAACCCGCTTCATGCGCGGGCTGGATTCGAAAGGCGGCTTCCGCACGCCCTTCAACCCGTTCGCTTCGACCCACCGCGAGGACGACTACTGTGAGGGCAATGCGTGGCAGTATACGTGGCTCGTGCCGCACGACGTCGAGGGGCTGATCGGCTGCTTCGGCGGCAAGGAGGCTTTCGTCGAAAAACTCGACTCGCTCTTCACGGTCAGCTCCGTGCTGGAGGGCGCCGCTTCGCCCGACATTTCGGGCCTGATCGGTCAGTACGCCCACGGCAACGAACCCAGCCACCACGTCGTCTACCTCTATACGATGATCGGCCAGCCCGCGAAGACCGCCGACAAGGTGCGCGAAATCCTGACGACGCTCTATCACGACCAACCCGACGGATTGTCGGGCAACGAGGACGTCGGCCAGATGTCGGCGTGGTACGTGCTTTCGTCGCTGGGATTCTATCAGGTCGAGCCAGCCGGAGGACGCTACTTCTTCGGTTCGCCGCTCTTCGACAAGGCCGAGCTGCGCGTGCGCGACGGCGTGTTCACCGTGATCGCGCACAACAATTCGGCGGCTGACAAATACATTCAGCGCGTGAAACTCAACGGCGAGCCGTACGCCAAGCCCTATATCGGTTTCGAAGAGATCGCCGCGGGCGGCACGCTCGAATTCGAAATGGGACCGGAGCCTGCCGTATGGTACGAACTTTAA
- a CDS encoding GH92 family glycosyl hydrolase — translation MRRTLLTAALAAAVFCAPLRAQEPADWVDPFVGTTNFGTTNPGAVCPNGMMSVVPFNVMGSDENVYDKDARWWSTPYEFHNKFFTGFAHVTLSGVGCPELGSLLVMPTTGALDVDYRNYGSKYTGETASPGYYSNRLSKYGVLAEVTATPRSSAERYTFPAGESHILLNLGEGLTNESGAWVRRVSDTEVEGMKLLGTFCYNPQAVFPIYFVMRVSKRPSATGFWKKQPPKYGVEAEWDKDAGNYKLYTHYGRELAGDDVGVWFSYDTTEGEQLEVRMGVSFVSVENARLNLEAEQQERSFDDIRAAARRSWNDDLGRIRVEGGTDAQKKVFYTGLYHALIHPNVLSDVNGEYPAMESAEIRTAEGNRYTVFSLWDTYRNLHQLMTLVYPERQLEMVRSMIGMYKEWGWLPKWELYGRETFTMEGDPAIPVIVDTWMKGLRDFDMDAAYEAMRKSATTPGAQNRMRPDIDPYVEKGYVPLGFYARDLSGDNSVSHALEYYIADHALSLLADSLGRREDAALFRNRSLGYKNYYSPESGTFRPITGEGGFLTPFDPRQGENFEPVPGFHEGSAWNYTFYVPHDVYGLSKLMGGRRKFIDKLQMVFDEGLYDPANEPDIAYPYLFSYFRGEEWRTQREVNRLLAKYFTTAPDGIPGNDDTGTMSAWAVFSMMGFYPDCPGEPYYTLTSPVFDRVTITLDRKYYPAGELVIETKRPDSGAVYIRSMTLGGKPLKRYRIGHDELLRGGRLTFELQNRK, via the coding sequence GGTCCACGCCCTATGAGTTCCACAACAAGTTCTTCACGGGTTTCGCGCACGTCACGCTGAGCGGCGTGGGGTGCCCCGAACTGGGATCGCTGCTGGTGATGCCGACCACGGGCGCGCTCGACGTCGATTACCGCAATTACGGCAGCAAGTACACCGGTGAAACCGCTTCTCCGGGCTACTATTCGAACCGGCTTTCGAAGTACGGCGTCCTTGCCGAAGTGACGGCCACGCCGCGCAGCTCGGCCGAACGCTACACCTTCCCGGCGGGCGAGAGCCATATCCTGCTCAATCTGGGCGAGGGCCTTACCAACGAATCGGGGGCTTGGGTGCGCCGCGTGAGCGACACCGAGGTCGAGGGCATGAAACTGCTCGGCACGTTCTGCTACAACCCGCAGGCGGTGTTCCCGATCTATTTCGTGATGCGCGTCTCGAAACGCCCCTCCGCCACGGGATTCTGGAAGAAACAGCCCCCCAAATACGGCGTCGAAGCCGAGTGGGACAAGGATGCCGGCAATTACAAACTCTATACGCACTACGGCCGTGAACTCGCGGGCGACGATGTGGGCGTGTGGTTCAGCTACGATACGACGGAGGGCGAGCAGCTCGAAGTCCGCATGGGCGTTTCGTTCGTGTCGGTCGAGAATGCGCGCCTGAACCTCGAAGCCGAGCAGCAGGAGCGTTCGTTCGACGACATCCGTGCCGCGGCGCGCCGCTCGTGGAACGACGATCTGGGCCGCATCCGCGTCGAGGGCGGCACCGACGCGCAGAAGAAGGTCTTCTATACGGGGCTCTATCATGCGCTGATCCATCCCAACGTGCTGAGCGACGTCAACGGTGAATACCCCGCGATGGAGAGCGCCGAAATCCGCACCGCCGAGGGCAACCGCTATACGGTCTTCTCGCTCTGGGACACCTACCGCAACCTGCACCAGCTGATGACGCTGGTCTATCCCGAACGCCAGTTGGAAATGGTGCGTTCGATGATCGGCATGTACAAGGAGTGGGGCTGGCTGCCGAAATGGGAGCTTTACGGCCGCGAAACCTTCACCATGGAGGGCGATCCGGCCATCCCGGTGATCGTCGATACGTGGATGAAGGGCCTGCGCGATTTCGACATGGACGCCGCTTACGAGGCGATGCGCAAGTCGGCCACGACGCCCGGCGCGCAGAACAGGATGCGCCCCGACATCGATCCTTATGTCGAAAAGGGCTACGTGCCGCTGGGCTTCTACGCCCGCGACCTTTCGGGCGACAACTCCGTATCGCACGCGCTGGAATACTACATCGCCGACCATGCCCTGTCGCTGCTGGCCGATTCGCTCGGCCGCAGGGAGGACGCGGCGCTGTTCCGGAACCGTTCGCTCGGCTATAAAAACTATTACAGTCCCGAATCGGGCACTTTCCGTCCGATCACCGGGGAGGGCGGTTTCCTGACGCCGTTCGATCCGCGGCAAGGCGAGAATTTCGAGCCGGTCCCCGGTTTTCACGAAGGCTCGGCATGGAACTATACGTTCTATGTCCCGCACGACGTCTACGGACTGTCGAAGCTGATGGGCGGACGGCGCAAATTCATCGACAAGCTGCAAATGGTCTTCGACGAGGGGCTTTACGATCCCGCGAACGAACCCGACATCGCCTATCCCTACCTTTTCAGCTATTTCCGGGGTGAGGAGTGGCGTACGCAGCGCGAGGTGAACCGCCTGCTGGCCAAATACTTCACCACCGCGCCCGACGGCATTCCCGGCAACGACGATACGGGAACCATGTCGGCGTGGGCCGTCTTCTCGATGATGGGCTTCTATCCCGACTGTCCGGGCGAGCCGTATTACACGCTTACCTCGCCCGTTTTCGATCGGGTGACCATTACGCTAGACAGGAAATACTATCCGGCCGGGGAACTCGTCATCGAGACGAAGCGTCCCGATTCCGGCGCGGTCTATATCCGCTCGATGACGCTCGGCGGCAAACCGCTGAAGCGATACCGCATCGGCCACGACGAGCTGCTGCGGGGCGGACGGCTGACTTTCGAACTTCAAAACCGCAAATAG